A single Lolium perenne isolate Kyuss_39 chromosome 6, Kyuss_2.0, whole genome shotgun sequence DNA region contains:
- the LOC127306157 gene encoding large ribosomal subunit protein uL22z-like, whose protein sequence is MENTRETAFTLEKMALNKAKRYLEDVLAHKQAIPFHRYCRGVGCTAQAKNCQPNGHGRWPAKSAQFVLDLLKNAESNAEVCDLTVPPNCSLHV, encoded by the exons ATGGAG AACACCAGGGAGACAGCGTTCACCCTCGAGAAGATGGCACTGAACAAGGCTAAGAGGTACCTGGAGGATGTCCTTGCTCACAAGCAAGCCATTCCCTTCCATAGGTACTGCCGTGGTGTTGGATGTACTGCACAAGCTAAGAACTGCCAGCCAAATGGTCATGGACGCTGGCCAGCCAAGTCTGCTCAGTTTGTTCTGGATCTTCTCAAGAATGCTGAGAGCAATGCTGAGGTCTGTGATCTTACTGTGCCCCCCAATTGCAGCCTACATGTCTAA